Genomic segment of Microcebus murinus isolate Inina chromosome 14, M.murinus_Inina_mat1.0, whole genome shotgun sequence:
CAGAGAAGGTATTCTATACATATTtgttgagcaaatgaatgaataaactaagAAAGAATGGAGGAATCTGAGAGCCAATGCCTCTAGCCACGTGGGGAGGGGCCAGTTGCCATCCTCTCTTGTTCACTGGACCCAGGCTTGCCAGCTGGGTGAGCTGTACCCCCTGGAGCCTTGGCAGCCCTCACTTTCCCCTGGGCCCTCACCTGTGTAGAAGCAGAGCAGCCAGGTGCCCAGCAACGGGGCAAAGGTCTGGCCTGGCTTGGTCACAAGGGCAACCATGCCAAAGAGAAGCGCCGAGGCTGCCTGTTTGCGGTGGTTCAGCACCAGGTCCTCGTCCACCAGGTCGGTGACCACTAAGGTCAGCAGCTTACAGGTGCCCTCAGTGAAGACACGGTTGCTGCGGTTGGAGAGAGAGCGCGGCAAGAGTGAAGGGGTGGGCAGAGGTTTGGGGGCGAGGGTGGGCAGGAGCATACCTGGCAATGAAGAGGCAGAGCAAGCCGAGGTGGTCCGGGCCAGCCAGCAGCATGAGCAGGCTAAGGCCCAGCTTGAGCAGGAAAAGCCCCCGAACGACAGCATAGACGCCCCAGCGTCGGCACAGGGGCAGGAAGTAGAGGTTGTTGAGATGGGGAGCGACATAGGAGATgcctggggaggggcagtggggcaCCAGCCCGTCAGGGGCACCGCTGCAGCTTTAGTGACTGCCCATATCAGACTGCATTTGTAGCGCACTAATGATGTGCTGGGCTCTGTGCAAGAGCTTCATActctttcatttaatcctcccaacactTTAAGGTAAGTACTATTACtatccctactttacagatgagaaagggaggcccagagaggaaatAACACACCCAAGGCCACCCAGCAAGACTCCCCCGAAGGCCCATCAGACTACAGTCCTCCCCGCTAACCAGCCACTGCACTGCATCGCCTCAGGGTGGCACCATCTCCTAGAAACCGGACAGAAAGCAGCCCTACTCCCCCTACACCCAGGACAGGCCCGCTCCAGGAAAGCAAAGCTGGGGCCTGCAGGTGCGGCCCCCACCCTCTGCCACCTGAGTCCCAGCTGGTGAGGGGGCTGTGCCTGCAGCTGGACCAGGAGTTCTGGGGTACAAGCCTctgcccttcccatctgcccaggGCACACACTCACCCAGCAAGATGGAGCCTGTGGAGAGGGAGATGTGGTCCGACAACAGATGCTCCAGGAAGAGGGGGAAGAAGTTGCTGTTGAAGTGGCAGTGGAAGACCTGCAACCCAACGGGGACAGTGAGGAGGCCACCAGCCAGGAGAGAAGTCAGTAGGGCCAAAAGCCAATAGGGGAGCACATGTCCCCTGGCCCTCAGAGCAGCAGGCCTTTATCCCCATGTCCCTAAACATGCAACGTGCCAGAACAAAACCTAAATCCACATTCCTGCTACTTATCTGATTTAGTTAGAAGGCATAATAAAATAGTATTGGAAcaatgaaaagtttttttctttttaattgaaacaCCTTTCTCATGACATAAAAAccaatttatttctaagtttggCTACATGTGTTACATACTACATGTGTTTTAGGTGTGGTACTTggtgttttcaaaatattgtcaCAGAGTCCCCAAAAGGAGCATCTCTATTTCAtatcccactttacagatgaggacaggGCTGCCCAGAGTCACTGAGAcctgcctgagatcacacaggaAGGGAGGGGATCAGATGGTGCTAGAGTCCGGGTCTCCTGACTCCCCAACCTGTGTTCCTGCCACTGGATCATCCAGCAGTCCTCATGGGCAGCCCAGAAACGAGTTCCCAGCTCTTGAGGAACCTGTCCACTTGAGTGAGGCTTAGCCCAGCGTGGAGGGGCCTGGGGGCTGCTCCCCGTACCTGCACCAGGTCCATGCCCACGAACCACAGGAAGTTCCGGTGGCGTGTCAGCTGCCGGAGGTACTGGCCCAAGGTGACACTGCCCACTTCCTCACTGCCCACAAGCAGCTCCTCTCCACAGAGGCTGTGGGGCAGGAGGAAGTTGAGAactgcctggggctgggccagagtcatcccccaccccagggcagccACCCAGCAGCCAGGGGACCCAGCCCTGAAATCAGCCCCAGAAGAGTGCTGGTGGGAAcctgggcagcagggctggcCACTCACCTGCCATCCACAGCCAGGGCTGAGCACCCAGGCTCCCTTCTGGCCACCTCAACCCGCCGCCTCAGCAGTTGTGTGGCCCCCAGAAAACCCAGCCCAGAGCCGGTGGCCAGTGTCACGCAGAAGGCGCGGAAGGAGGAGAAATCCTCCTTGTTCCAAAAGGCGTAGGAGGCAAAGACAGAGAGCGAGCCAGCTGCACTGAAGAGGGAGCAGCAGAAGTTGAGGTGGGTGCGATCGTGGGCCGAGAGGGCCAGGTCAGCCAGCAAGGCGTGGTGGTGCAGGTCCACGAGAGTCAGGAAGCCATCATACAGGCATAAGCACAGCAAGAACTGCAGGCCGGCCGGGGCCCAGGGCACCCAGAATGCCAGGAACGACAGTGCCAGCAGGGGCCCGTGCCTGCTCAGCGCCTGCACCCGGGCCAGCACAACGGCCCTCGAGGAGAGCCCAGCACCCGACCTGCCGGGGAAGGAAGGGCTGTTGAGAGATGCCCTTTCAGCATTggccccagctcctcctgcccaGGTCCCAGAGGGAGGATGGAGGCCCAGAGTGTGGGACTCACAACAGCGTGGTCCCACTGTGCCCCAAGTACCCAGCCTTCAATTTAGGAAGCACAATTCACCAATGGGTACACTGTCCTCTGCCCCAGTCTCTTCCCTTAGTAGCCTGTCAGGGCTGACGGGCAAAGGGTGGTGGGATACCCACTTCTCAGTCTTGGGGACAGCAATAGCTCAAATAGGGAGGGGGTAAAGGAATCTGCTAGAAGCAGCAGAAGGTGTTTGCAGTACAGTCAAGCCAACCTGGGATAAATCTCTTCCCTTGGCAAGCAAGGCTAGGGTTAGTCAAGATGACTCCTCCAGCCTGGACAGAGCCTACGCTGAACCCCAGGAAATGAGGGGACATGGACAACCCCTGAAATGGTCTCCCTTCTTCCCCCCCCACAAACACAGGCAGGGGTCCTCCAGCCCTGGGAGAAGTGGGGTGAGACTGAACCAGTTATGAGCACTCCCTAAG
This window contains:
- the SLC68A1 gene encoding transmembrane protein 180, whose protein sequence is MGLGRLQAWLLGLPTAVVYGSLALFTSILHNVFLLYYVDTFVSVYKINKTAFWVGETVFLLWNSLNDPLFGWLSDRQFLSSQPRSGAGLSSRAVVLARVQALSRHGPLLALSFLAFWVPWAPAGLQFLLCLCLYDGFLTLVDLHHHALLADLALSAHDRTHLNFCCSLFSAAGSLSVFASYAFWNKEDFSSFRAFCVTLATGSGLGFLGATQLLRRRVEVARREPGCSALAVDGSLCGEELLVGSEEVGSVTLGQYLRQLTRHRNFLWFVGMDLVQVFHCHFNSNFFPLFLEHLLSDHISLSTGSILLGISYVAPHLNNLYFLPLCRRWGVYAVVRGLFLLKLGLSLLMLLAGPDHLGLLCLFIASNRVFTEGTCKLLTLVVTDLVDEDLVLNHRKQAASALLFGMVALVTKPGQTFAPLLGTWLLCFYTGHDLFQQPPMTPIGSAQPWPEPPAPAPAQAPMLRQGCFYLLVLVPITCALLQLFTWSQFTLHGRRLHMVKAQRQNLSRAQTLDIKTV